The following are encoded in a window of Lagenorhynchus albirostris chromosome 3, mLagAlb1.1, whole genome shotgun sequence genomic DNA:
- the TNPO2 gene encoding transportin-2 isoform X2, with amino-acid sequence MRIRRVPSPPRMARFHIPAPALPSPRLRGRGWRSWRGPRTWAGVDRRPPSVRRGRSRPATAATTSVGAQPGTHTEPLGSSADPGPYPRSSPCTMDWQPDEQGLQQVLQLLKDSQSPNTATQRIVQDKLKQLNQFPDFNNYLIFVLTRLKSEDEPTRSLSGLILKNNVKAHYQSFPPPVADFIKQECLNNIGDASSLIRATIGILITTIASKGELQMWPELLPQLCNLLNSEDYNTCEGAFGALQKICEDSSELLDSDALNRPLNIMIPKFLQFFKHCSPKIRSHAIACVNQFIMDRAQALMDNIDTFIEHLFALAVDDDPEVRKNVCRALVMLLEVRIDRLIPHMHSIIQYMLQRTQDHDENVALEACEFWLTLAEQPICKEVLASHLVQLIPILVNGMKYSEIDIILLKGDVEEDEAVPDSEQDIKPRFHKSRTVTLPHEAERPDGSEDAEDDDDDDALSDWNLRKCSAAALDVLANVFREELLPHLLPLLKGLLFHPEWVVKESGILVLGAIAEGCMQGMVPYLPELIPHLIQCLSDKKALVRSIACWTLSRYAHWVVSQPPDMHLKPLMTELLKRILDGNKRVQEAACSAFATLEEEACTELVPYLSYILDTLVFAFGKYQHKNLLILYDAIGTLADSVGHHLNQPEYIQKLMPPLIQKWNELKDEDKDLFPLLECLSSVATALQSGFLPYCEPVYQRCVTLVQKTLAQAMMYTQHPEQYEAPDKDFMIVALDLLSGLAEGLGGHVEQLVARSNIMTLLFQCMQDSMPEVRQSSFALLGDLTKACFIHVKPCIAEFMPILGTNLNPEFISVCNNATWAIGEICMQMGAEMQPYVQMVLNNLVEIINRPNTPKTLLENTAITIGRLGYVCPQEVAPMLQQFIRPWCTSLRNIRDNEEKDSAFRGICMMIGVNPGGVVQDFIFFCDAVASWVSPKDDLRDMFYKILHGFKDQVGEENWQQFSEQFPPLLKERLAAFYGV; translated from the exons ATGAGGATCCGCCGGGTCCCGTCGCCACCTCGCATGGCCCGCTTCCACATACCCGCGCCCGCGCTCCCGAGCCCGCGACTGCGCGGCCGTGGATGGCGCAGCTGGCGGGGACCCCGCACTTGGGCGGGCGTGGATCGGCGGCCTCCGTCTGTCCGCCGAGGACGCTCCCGCCCTGCTACCGCCGCCACCACCTCTGTGGGGGCTCAGCCCGGGACTCACACGGAGCCCCTGGGATCCAGCGCTGATCCTGGCCCCTACCCCCGCAGTTCACCTTGCACCATGGACTGGCAGCCAGACGAGCAGGGCCTGCAGCAGGTCCTGCAGCTGCTCAAAGACTCGCAGTCGCCCAACACAGCCACGCAGCGCATTGTGCAGGAt AAACTCAAACAACTGAACCAGTTTCCCGACTTCAACAACTACCTGATATTCGTCCTGACCAGACTCAAGTCGGAAG ATGAGCCAACTCGCTCTCTCAGTGGCCTCATCCTCAAGAACAACGTGAAGGCACACTACCAGAGCTTTCCACCACCTGTGGCCGACTTCATCAAACAGGAATGTCTCAACAACATCGGCGATGCCTCCTCGCTCATCCGGGCCACCATAG GCATTCTCATCACCACCATCGCTTCCAAGGGCGAGCTGCAGATGTGGCCCGAGCTGCTGCCCCAGCTGTGCAACCTACTCAACTCGGAGGATTACAACACTTGTGAG GGAGCCTTCGGAGCCCTGCAGAAGATCTGCGAAGACTCATCCGAACTTCTGGACAGCGATGCCCTCAACAGACCCCTCAACATCATGATTCCCAAGTTCCTACAGTTCTTCAAGCACTGCAGCCCCAAGATCCG GTCCCATGCCATCGCCTGTGTGAATCAGTTTATCATGGACCGGGCCCAGGCACTGATGGACAACATCGACACCTTCATCGAG CATCTGTTCGCCCTGGCCGTGGATGATGACCCTGAGGTGCGGAAGAACGTGTGCCGTGCACTGGTGATGCTGCTGGAAGTGCGGATCGACAGGCTCATCCCCCACATGCACAGCATCATCCAG tACATGCTGCAGAGGACCCAGGACCATGATGAGAACGTGGCCCTTGAGGCCTGCGAGTTCTGGCTGACACTGGCCGAGCAGCCCATCTGCAAGGAAGTCCTGGCCTCCCACCTGGTCCA GTTGATCCCTATCCTGGTAAACGGGATGAAGTACTCAGAAATCGACATCATCCTGCTCAAG GGGGATGTCGAGGAGGATGAGGCCGTCCCTGACAGCGAGCAGGATATCAAGCCACGCTTCCACAAGTCACGCACGGTGACGCTGCCCCATGAGGCTGAGCGGCCTGATGGCTCTGAGGATGCAGaggatgatgatgacgatgatgctTTGTCTGACTGGAATCTGA ggaaGTGCTCGGCGGCTGCACTGGACGTCCTGGCTAACGTCTTCCGGGAGGAACTGCTGCCCCACCTACTCCCCCTGCTCAAGGGCCTCCTCTTCCACCCCGAGTGGGTGGTCAAGGAGTCGGGCATCCTGGTGCTGGGCGCCATTGCTGAGG GCTGCATGCAGGGCATGGTGCCCTACCTGCCAGAGCTGATCCCGCACCTCATCCAGTGCTTATCAGACAAGAAGGCCCTGGTCCGCTCCATCGCCTGCTGGACCCTGAGCCGCTATGCCCACTGGGTGGTCAGCCAGCCCCCTGACATGCACCTCAAGCCTCTGATGACAGAGCTGCTCAAGCGCATCCTGGATGGCAACAAGAGGGTACAGGAGGCGGCCTGCAG TGCCTTCGCCACCCTGGAGGAGGAGGCCTGCACGGAGCTGGTCCCTTACCTCAGCTATATCCTGGACACCCTCGTTTTTGCCTTTGGCAAGTACCAGCACAAGAACCTGCTCATCCTCTACGATGCCATCGGCACCCTGGCCGACTCTGTGGGCCACCACCTCAACCAGCCG GAATACATCCAGAAGCTGATGCCTCCGCTGATCCAGAAGTGGAACGAGCTCAAGGATGAAGACAAGGACCTATTCCCTCTGCTGGAG TGCCTGTCATCAGTGGCCACTGCCCTGCAGAGTGGCTTCCTGCCCTACTGTGAGCCCGTCTACCAGCGCTGTGTTACCCTGGTGCAGAAGACGCTGGCCCAGGCCATG ATGTACACCCAGCACCCTGAGCAGTACGAGGCCCCTGACAAGGACTTCATGATTGTGGCGCTGGACCTGCTCAGCGGCCTGGCTGAGGGCCTGGGCGGGCACGTGGAGCAGCTGGTAGCCCGCAGCAACATCATGACACTGCTCTTTCAGTGCATGCAG GACTCGATGCCTGAGGTCCGGCAGAGCTCCTTCGCCCTCCTGGGAGACCTCACCAAAGCCTGCTTCATCCATGTCAAGCCCTGTATTG CTGAGTTCATGCCCATCCTGGGCACCAACCTGAACCCCGAGTTCATCTCTGTCTGCAACAATGCCACCTGGGCCATTGGCGAGATCTGCATGCAGATGG GGGCAGAGATGCAGCCCTACGTGCAGATGGTCCTCAACAACCTGGTGGAGATCATTAACCGGCCCAACACGCCCAAGACGTTGCTGGAAAACACAG CCATCACCATCGGCCGCCTGGGCTACGTGTGCCCACAGGAGGTGGCACCCATGCTGCAGCAGTTCATCCGGCCTTG GTGCACATCCCTCAGGAACATCAGGGACAATGAGGAGAAGGACTCGGCCTTCCGAGGCATCTGCATGATGATAGGCGTCAACCCCGGGGGTGTTGTGCAG gactttattttcttctgcgACGCTGTAGCCTCCTGGGTGAGCCCGAAGGATGACCTTCGGGACATGTTTTATAAG ATTCTCCATGGCTTCAAAGACCAAGTTGGGGAAGAAAACTGGCAGCAGTTCTCAGAGCAGTTCCCGCCGCTGCTTAAGGAGAGGCTAGCTGCCTTCTACGGGGTCTAG
- the TNPO2 gene encoding transportin-2 isoform X3, whose amino-acid sequence MRIRRVPSPPRMARFHIPAPALPSPRLRGRGWRSWRGPRTWAGVDRRPPSVRRGRSRPATAATTSVGAQPGTHTEPLGSSADPGPYPRSSPCTMDWQPDEQGLQQVLQLLKDSQSPNTATQRIVQDKLKQLNQFPDFNNYLIFVLTRLKSEDEPTRSLSGLILKNNVKAHYQSFPPPVADFIKQECLNNIGDASSLIRATIGILITTIASKGELQMWPELLPQLCNLLNSEDYNTCEGAFGALQKICEDSSELLDSDALNRPLNIMIPKFLQFFKHCSPKIRSHAIACVNQFIMDRAQALMDNIDTFIEHLFALAVDDDPEVRKNVCRALVMLLEVRIDRLIPHMHSIIQYMLQRTQDHDENVALEACEFWLTLAEQPICKEVLASHLVQLIPILVNGMKYSEIDIILLKGDVEEDEAVPDSEQDIKPRFHKSRTVTLPHEAERPDGSEDAEDDDDDDALSDWNLRKCSAAALDVLANVFREELLPHLLPLLKGLLFHPEWVVKESGILVLGAIAEGCMQGMVPYLPELIPHLIQCLSDKKALVRSIACWTLSRYAHWVVSQPPDMHLKPLMTELLKRILDGNKRVQEAACSAFATLEEEACTELVPYLSYILDTLVFAFGKYQHKNLLILYDAIGTLADSVGHHLNQPEYIQKLMPPLIQKWNELKDEDKDLFPLLECLSSVATALQSGFLPYCEPVYQRCVTLVQKTLAQAMMYTQHPEQYEAPDKDFMIVALDLLSGLAEGLGGHVEQLVARSNIMTLLFQCMQDSMPEVRQSSFALLGDLTKACFIHVKPCIAEFMPILGTNLNPEFISVCNNATWAIGEICMQMGAEMQPYVQMVLNNLVEIINRPNTPKTLLENTGRLTSPSAIPAITIGRLGYVCPQEVAPMLQQFIRPWCTSLRNIRDNEEKDSAFRGICMMIGVNPGGVVQVGAAGL is encoded by the exons ATGAGGATCCGCCGGGTCCCGTCGCCACCTCGCATGGCCCGCTTCCACATACCCGCGCCCGCGCTCCCGAGCCCGCGACTGCGCGGCCGTGGATGGCGCAGCTGGCGGGGACCCCGCACTTGGGCGGGCGTGGATCGGCGGCCTCCGTCTGTCCGCCGAGGACGCTCCCGCCCTGCTACCGCCGCCACCACCTCTGTGGGGGCTCAGCCCGGGACTCACACGGAGCCCCTGGGATCCAGCGCTGATCCTGGCCCCTACCCCCGCAGTTCACCTTGCACCATGGACTGGCAGCCAGACGAGCAGGGCCTGCAGCAGGTCCTGCAGCTGCTCAAAGACTCGCAGTCGCCCAACACAGCCACGCAGCGCATTGTGCAGGAt AAACTCAAACAACTGAACCAGTTTCCCGACTTCAACAACTACCTGATATTCGTCCTGACCAGACTCAAGTCGGAAG ATGAGCCAACTCGCTCTCTCAGTGGCCTCATCCTCAAGAACAACGTGAAGGCACACTACCAGAGCTTTCCACCACCTGTGGCCGACTTCATCAAACAGGAATGTCTCAACAACATCGGCGATGCCTCCTCGCTCATCCGGGCCACCATAG GCATTCTCATCACCACCATCGCTTCCAAGGGCGAGCTGCAGATGTGGCCCGAGCTGCTGCCCCAGCTGTGCAACCTACTCAACTCGGAGGATTACAACACTTGTGAG GGAGCCTTCGGAGCCCTGCAGAAGATCTGCGAAGACTCATCCGAACTTCTGGACAGCGATGCCCTCAACAGACCCCTCAACATCATGATTCCCAAGTTCCTACAGTTCTTCAAGCACTGCAGCCCCAAGATCCG GTCCCATGCCATCGCCTGTGTGAATCAGTTTATCATGGACCGGGCCCAGGCACTGATGGACAACATCGACACCTTCATCGAG CATCTGTTCGCCCTGGCCGTGGATGATGACCCTGAGGTGCGGAAGAACGTGTGCCGTGCACTGGTGATGCTGCTGGAAGTGCGGATCGACAGGCTCATCCCCCACATGCACAGCATCATCCAG tACATGCTGCAGAGGACCCAGGACCATGATGAGAACGTGGCCCTTGAGGCCTGCGAGTTCTGGCTGACACTGGCCGAGCAGCCCATCTGCAAGGAAGTCCTGGCCTCCCACCTGGTCCA GTTGATCCCTATCCTGGTAAACGGGATGAAGTACTCAGAAATCGACATCATCCTGCTCAAG GGGGATGTCGAGGAGGATGAGGCCGTCCCTGACAGCGAGCAGGATATCAAGCCACGCTTCCACAAGTCACGCACGGTGACGCTGCCCCATGAGGCTGAGCGGCCTGATGGCTCTGAGGATGCAGaggatgatgatgacgatgatgctTTGTCTGACTGGAATCTGA ggaaGTGCTCGGCGGCTGCACTGGACGTCCTGGCTAACGTCTTCCGGGAGGAACTGCTGCCCCACCTACTCCCCCTGCTCAAGGGCCTCCTCTTCCACCCCGAGTGGGTGGTCAAGGAGTCGGGCATCCTGGTGCTGGGCGCCATTGCTGAGG GCTGCATGCAGGGCATGGTGCCCTACCTGCCAGAGCTGATCCCGCACCTCATCCAGTGCTTATCAGACAAGAAGGCCCTGGTCCGCTCCATCGCCTGCTGGACCCTGAGCCGCTATGCCCACTGGGTGGTCAGCCAGCCCCCTGACATGCACCTCAAGCCTCTGATGACAGAGCTGCTCAAGCGCATCCTGGATGGCAACAAGAGGGTACAGGAGGCGGCCTGCAG TGCCTTCGCCACCCTGGAGGAGGAGGCCTGCACGGAGCTGGTCCCTTACCTCAGCTATATCCTGGACACCCTCGTTTTTGCCTTTGGCAAGTACCAGCACAAGAACCTGCTCATCCTCTACGATGCCATCGGCACCCTGGCCGACTCTGTGGGCCACCACCTCAACCAGCCG GAATACATCCAGAAGCTGATGCCTCCGCTGATCCAGAAGTGGAACGAGCTCAAGGATGAAGACAAGGACCTATTCCCTCTGCTGGAG TGCCTGTCATCAGTGGCCACTGCCCTGCAGAGTGGCTTCCTGCCCTACTGTGAGCCCGTCTACCAGCGCTGTGTTACCCTGGTGCAGAAGACGCTGGCCCAGGCCATG ATGTACACCCAGCACCCTGAGCAGTACGAGGCCCCTGACAAGGACTTCATGATTGTGGCGCTGGACCTGCTCAGCGGCCTGGCTGAGGGCCTGGGCGGGCACGTGGAGCAGCTGGTAGCCCGCAGCAACATCATGACACTGCTCTTTCAGTGCATGCAG GACTCGATGCCTGAGGTCCGGCAGAGCTCCTTCGCCCTCCTGGGAGACCTCACCAAAGCCTGCTTCATCCATGTCAAGCCCTGTATTG CTGAGTTCATGCCCATCCTGGGCACCAACCTGAACCCCGAGTTCATCTCTGTCTGCAACAATGCCACCTGGGCCATTGGCGAGATCTGCATGCAGATGG GGGCAGAGATGCAGCCCTACGTGCAGATGGTCCTCAACAACCTGGTGGAGATCATTAACCGGCCCAACACGCCCAAGACGTTGCTGGAAAACACAG GTCGCCTGACGAGTCCCTCTGCCATTCCAGCCATCACCATCGGCCGCCTGGGCTACGTGTGCCCACAGGAGGTGGCACCCATGCTGCAGCAGTTCATCCGGCCTTG GTGCACATCCCTCAGGAACATCAGGGACAATGAGGAGAAGGACTCGGCCTTCCGAGGCATCTGCATGATGATAGGCGTCAACCCCGGGGGTGTTGTGCAGGTTGGGGCAGCTGGGCTCTGA
- the TNPO2 gene encoding transportin-2 isoform X5 → MRIRRVPSPPRMARFHIPAPALPSPRLRGRGWRSWRGPRTWAGVDRRPPSVRRGRSRPATAATTSVGAQPGTHTEPLGSSADPGPYPRSSPCTMDWQPDEQGLQQVLQLLKDSQSPNTATQRIVQDKLKQLNQFPDFNNYLIFVLTRLKSEDEPTRSLSGLILKNNVKAHYQSFPPPVADFIKQECLNNIGDASSLIRATIGILITTIASKGELQMWPELLPQLCNLLNSEDYNTCEGAFGALQKICEDSSELLDSDALNRPLNIMIPKFLQFFKHCSPKIRSHAIACVNQFIMDRAQALMDNIDTFIEHLFALAVDDDPEVRKNVCRALVMLLEVRIDRLIPHMHSIIQYMLQRTQDHDENVALEACEFWLTLAEQPICKEVLASHLVQLIPILVNGMKYSEIDIILLKGDVEEDEAVPDSEQDIKPRFHKSRTVTLPHEAERPDGSEDAEDDDDDDALSDWNLRKCSAAALDVLANVFREELLPHLLPLLKGLLFHPEWVVKESGILVLGAIAEVSPSVRCG, encoded by the exons ATGAGGATCCGCCGGGTCCCGTCGCCACCTCGCATGGCCCGCTTCCACATACCCGCGCCCGCGCTCCCGAGCCCGCGACTGCGCGGCCGTGGATGGCGCAGCTGGCGGGGACCCCGCACTTGGGCGGGCGTGGATCGGCGGCCTCCGTCTGTCCGCCGAGGACGCTCCCGCCCTGCTACCGCCGCCACCACCTCTGTGGGGGCTCAGCCCGGGACTCACACGGAGCCCCTGGGATCCAGCGCTGATCCTGGCCCCTACCCCCGCAGTTCACCTTGCACCATGGACTGGCAGCCAGACGAGCAGGGCCTGCAGCAGGTCCTGCAGCTGCTCAAAGACTCGCAGTCGCCCAACACAGCCACGCAGCGCATTGTGCAGGAt AAACTCAAACAACTGAACCAGTTTCCCGACTTCAACAACTACCTGATATTCGTCCTGACCAGACTCAAGTCGGAAG ATGAGCCAACTCGCTCTCTCAGTGGCCTCATCCTCAAGAACAACGTGAAGGCACACTACCAGAGCTTTCCACCACCTGTGGCCGACTTCATCAAACAGGAATGTCTCAACAACATCGGCGATGCCTCCTCGCTCATCCGGGCCACCATAG GCATTCTCATCACCACCATCGCTTCCAAGGGCGAGCTGCAGATGTGGCCCGAGCTGCTGCCCCAGCTGTGCAACCTACTCAACTCGGAGGATTACAACACTTGTGAG GGAGCCTTCGGAGCCCTGCAGAAGATCTGCGAAGACTCATCCGAACTTCTGGACAGCGATGCCCTCAACAGACCCCTCAACATCATGATTCCCAAGTTCCTACAGTTCTTCAAGCACTGCAGCCCCAAGATCCG GTCCCATGCCATCGCCTGTGTGAATCAGTTTATCATGGACCGGGCCCAGGCACTGATGGACAACATCGACACCTTCATCGAG CATCTGTTCGCCCTGGCCGTGGATGATGACCCTGAGGTGCGGAAGAACGTGTGCCGTGCACTGGTGATGCTGCTGGAAGTGCGGATCGACAGGCTCATCCCCCACATGCACAGCATCATCCAG tACATGCTGCAGAGGACCCAGGACCATGATGAGAACGTGGCCCTTGAGGCCTGCGAGTTCTGGCTGACACTGGCCGAGCAGCCCATCTGCAAGGAAGTCCTGGCCTCCCACCTGGTCCA GTTGATCCCTATCCTGGTAAACGGGATGAAGTACTCAGAAATCGACATCATCCTGCTCAAG GGGGATGTCGAGGAGGATGAGGCCGTCCCTGACAGCGAGCAGGATATCAAGCCACGCTTCCACAAGTCACGCACGGTGACGCTGCCCCATGAGGCTGAGCGGCCTGATGGCTCTGAGGATGCAGaggatgatgatgacgatgatgctTTGTCTGACTGGAATCTGA ggaaGTGCTCGGCGGCTGCACTGGACGTCCTGGCTAACGTCTTCCGGGAGGAACTGCTGCCCCACCTACTCCCCCTGCTCAAGGGCCTCCTCTTCCACCCCGAGTGGGTGGTCAAGGAGTCGGGCATCCTGGTGCTGGGCGCCATTGCTGAGG tttccccatctgtcaggTGCGGCTGA